In Leptotrichia buccalis C-1013-b, the genomic window ACCATTTTATTCCATTTCTCAAATGAAATGTCCATACAAGTCCGTCTTTTGATGTTTCCCATTTTTCAGCAAGTCCTGCCACTGATTTTCCATTTTTATCTTTTCTTAAAAGTCCTTCCAGAATTAACTCATCAACAGTTCCTCCAGCAATATCAGTTGTAATTTGCGGATCAATGGAAGTTGGCTCTGAACCGATATTTAGTGAAAGCGTCTTATTATTTCCATTTTTATTTCCACACGAAAGTGCAAATAATAGTAATGTCAATATTAAAAATATTTTTTTCATTAGATTCTTTCCTCCTCATTTTAAAAAAGCATCAATCAAAGGGGTATAAAAATACCCCCTATTATTAAGATATTATTTTAATGAAAGGCTTCCAAAATAGAATTCTCCACCGATTGGAGTAAATCCAATTCCATTTACCTTTTTATTAACTAGATATTGTTTTTCTCTGTGAAAAAGCACACCAACTGGTAAATCTTCTGCAATTATTCCTTCAAGTTTAACAAGTGCAGGAATTCTGACATTTTGATCGGCTGTTCCTCTAACAGTTTTAACTAAAGCATCATATTGAGGGTTTTTATATGAACCATAGTTAGTTCCACCTGTTGATTCAAATAAATCTAAGTATGTAATTGCGTCAGGATAATCTCCAGACCATCCTGCAAGAACTAAGTCAAAGTTTTTTTGTTTCATTCTTGAGAATCTTTCCTGAGCAGTCATTATTTCCAGATTTAATTCAATACCTAAGTTTTTTCTTAATTGTTCTTGAATATATTCTGCAATAACCTTATTATTTCCACTTTCATTAATTAACATAGACATATTAGGGAATTTTGCTGCTCCTGTTTCTTTCAGTCCTTCTTCAAGTAATTTTTTAGCTTCCTGAGGATTGTATGCTAATGTTGAAGTAGGGACTCCCTCTGTGAAGTCTTTGTCATTTAATCCTTTTATTCCAATTCCTTTTGGAACAAGAGTTTTTGCAGCTGTTCCGTATCCATTTAATACATTATTTACTAAACCTTCTCTGTCAACTGCCATAAGAAGAGCTTTTCTGATTTTTACATTTGCCAATGTTTTATTATTGAAGTTAAATAGCAGATACCATACTGATCCGTCGTTATTTGAAACCATTCTTGGGTCATCTTTAAATCCTTTTGCTTGTTCAGCTGAAATTGCAGTTACATCAACTTCTTTGTTATTAAATGCATTTAATGCTGAATTATTATCAGGAATTATCTTATATACAATAGTTTCTACTTTTACATTATCTGCATCCCAGTAGTTAGGATTTTTTTTGAATTTTATTTCTGAGCCATGTGTCCAACTTTCCATAGTATAAGCTCCTGAAGATAAAGTTTTATCAGATTCTGTAAAATACGTATCCTTTGTTTTATCAAAGAATTTTTGATTTAATGGCATATAAGTCTTGAACGCCACAAGGCTGTCAAAATATGGAACTGGAGTTC contains:
- a CDS encoding peptide ABC transporter substrate-binding protein — translated: MKKMLFLLMMLVFIVSCGKGGGSSKTFTLNLSDEPKSIDPQISTDILGGTVADIITEGLARKGKNGTFEPGLAKSWEKSKDGLKWTFHLRDNLKWSNGDPITAQDFKNGWLRALKPETASEYAYMLYPIKNAEKYNKKEGTAEEVGIKVIDDKTLEVELGTPVPYFDSLVAFKTYMPLNQKFFDKTKDTYFTESDKTLSSGAYTMESWTHGSEIKFKKNPNYWDADNVKVETIVYKIIPDNNSALNAFNNKEVDVTAISAEQAKGFKDDPRMVSNNDGSVWYLLFNFNNKTLANVKIRKALLMAVDREGLVNNVLNGYGTAAKTLVPKGIGIKGLNDKDFTEGVPTSTLAYNPQEAKKLLEEGLKETGAAKFPNMSMLINESGNNKVIAEYIQEQLRKNLGIELNLEIMTAQERFSRMKQKNFDLVLAGWSGDYPDAITYLDLFESTGGTNYGSYKNPQYDALVKTVRGTADQNVRIPALVKLEGIIAEDLPVGVLFHREKQYLVNKKVNGIGFTPIGGEFYFGSLSLK